In uncultured Fibrobacter sp., a single genomic region encodes these proteins:
- a CDS encoding ABC transporter substrate-binding protein: MSQSIIVRNFLFKTAAVASVVALVACQEEKETVTAGDSEYPRNETLYIGGFDWAPPTTFNPLDYDPNFPIDGNVRVMYETLVTYNQLTGKLEPMLAESFSQNENSISVTLDSRAKWSDGKPVTVDDVIYSFRIDSLLPTPRHDNWNYISSITTNGKVVTFNFSENKNPLILLNAIAETSILPKAIFEPIINAAKKGDTYDMAKVTEFKNDNHPVVSGPYNLKTYSPDKIVLERNDNYWGNVKHDGKKPAPKFIIHSLYNGNNHFNSAMTRGNLDISSIFLPRIWEKAKDSIRAWSREEPFHQPGSITTLIVAHNNPPLNDVVLRRAMMHSINFEKIKARAVSNYTPAMQPGFILPFGSESKFFNKDDAANYGYSYNTDKAKAILAEAGYSWDDKGKLIDPNQQPVRSFTIECPQGWTDWEDAIKVISESFKEIGITAEQKFVDYGVWDKDLRLGTFDFSMKTQTAELSAATPWTRFDQVMGSVSYKPAGEDAFANQGRYQNEQADELLARIPAETDEEKLIADYRELNKIFMETVPVMPILYRPTQYYQFSTKHWTNFPTEENPYAPPQHLIVAAGVNALWSIKPVK, translated from the coding sequence TATAGTCCGCAATTTTTTGTTCAAGACGGCCGCGGTCGCGTCCGTAGTGGCACTTGTCGCATGCCAAGAAGAAAAGGAAACCGTTACCGCAGGTGATTCAGAATACCCCCGCAATGAGACATTGTACATCGGTGGTTTTGACTGGGCACCACCGACTACATTCAACCCGTTGGACTACGACCCGAACTTCCCCATCGACGGGAATGTCCGCGTCATGTACGAGACGTTGGTCACCTACAACCAACTCACTGGAAAATTGGAACCGATGCTCGCGGAAAGTTTCTCCCAGAACGAGAACTCCATCAGCGTCACACTGGATTCCAGAGCAAAATGGAGCGACGGCAAACCGGTGACCGTGGATGATGTCATCTACAGTTTCCGCATAGATTCCCTGCTGCCGACTCCACGCCATGACAACTGGAACTACATTTCGAGCATCACCACCAACGGCAAAGTCGTCACGTTCAATTTCTCCGAAAACAAGAATCCCCTCATCCTGTTGAACGCCATTGCCGAAACGTCCATACTCCCCAAGGCCATTTTCGAGCCCATTATCAATGCGGCTAAGAAAGGCGACACCTACGACATGGCCAAGGTTACGGAATTCAAGAACGACAACCACCCTGTTGTCTCAGGCCCGTACAACCTCAAGACCTACTCCCCCGACAAGATTGTCCTTGAAAGGAACGACAACTACTGGGGTAACGTGAAGCACGACGGCAAGAAGCCCGCCCCCAAGTTCATCATCCACTCCCTGTACAATGGCAACAACCATTTCAACAGCGCCATGACCAGGGGCAACCTCGACATTTCGTCCATCTTCTTGCCGCGCATTTGGGAAAAGGCAAAAGACAGCATCCGTGCCTGGAGCCGCGAAGAGCCCTTCCACCAGCCCGGATCCATCACGACGCTCATTGTGGCGCACAACAATCCCCCGCTTAACGATGTTGTCCTCCGCCGCGCCATGATGCACTCCATCAACTTCGAGAAAATCAAGGCTCGCGCAGTTTCCAACTACACTCCGGCAATGCAGCCCGGCTTCATCCTCCCGTTCGGTTCCGAATCCAAGTTCTTCAACAAGGACGACGCGGCCAACTACGGGTATAGCTACAATACCGACAAGGCAAAAGCCATTCTCGCCGAAGCCGGCTACAGCTGGGACGACAAGGGAAAACTCATCGACCCGAACCAACAGCCCGTCCGCTCTTTCACTATTGAATGCCCGCAAGGCTGGACCGACTGGGAAGACGCCATCAAGGTCATCTCGGAATCCTTCAAGGAAATCGGTATCACCGCCGAGCAAAAGTTCGTAGACTACGGCGTATGGGACAAGGACCTCCGCCTCGGGACCTTCGACTTCTCCATGAAGACGCAGACCGCCGAACTTTCCGCAGCGACCCCTTGGACCCGTTTCGACCAGGTCATGGGTTCTGTGTCTTACAAGCCCGCCGGCGAAGACGCCTTCGCAAACCAGGGCCGTTACCAGAACGAACAGGCTGACGAGCTCCTTGCCCGGATTCCGGCCGAGACCGACGAAGAAAAGCTCATCGCCGATTATCGTGAGCTTAACAAGATTTTCATGGAAACGGTTCCTGTTATGCCGATCCTCTACAGGCCCACGCAGTACTACCAGTTCTCCACCAAGCACTGGACAAACTTCCCGACCGAAGAGAATCCCTACGCACCGCCGCAGCACCTGATTGTCGCTGCAGGTGTCAACGCCCTGTGGAGCATAAAGCCTGTAAAATAA